One Oryza sativa Japonica Group chromosome 8, ASM3414082v1 DNA window includes the following coding sequences:
- the LOC4345406 gene encoding uncharacterized protein — translation MATIASMHMYGFSLQPRLCSTGGRPAKITRTKPLATHDSSAHIPPRFKELQQVLKTKLREASAAGSSASKKLLDAFVDSIFTFSHQSLRPTESNFAPVEEIGQITNILRIEGAIPEDFPEGVYIRNGNFQGNILAPVLGSATKV, via the exons ATGGCGACCATAGCATCCATGCATATGTATGGCTTCTCTCTTCAACCACGCCTGTGCAGCACCGGAGGAAGGCCAGCCAAGATCACCAGGACTAAGCCTTTGGCGACTCATGATTCCTCTGCGCACATC CCACCTCGTTTCAAGGAGCTTCAGCAAGTATTGAAAACCAAACTTAGGGAGGCATCTGCTGCAGGAAGCAGTGCTTCCAAGAAATTGCTGGATGCGTTTGTGGACTCTATCTTCACATTCAGTCATCAATCTTTACGTCCCACCGAG AGTAATTTTGCACCAGTTGAAGAAATTGGTcaaataacaaatatattgcGGATAGAAGGGGCAATCCCGGAGGACTTTCCAGAGGGTGTATATATTAGAAATG gtaattttcagggcaacatattggctccggTGTTGGGCTCAGctacaaaggtgtga
- the LOC136351402 gene encoding uncharacterized protein gives MRSVPLNVSFRRALVGQNLIFLYELCASIVHIQLNHSSDCFRWNFNQNGRFSVRSMYLALINNGYIERNKMIWKLKMPLKIKIFMWYLLKGVVLTKDNLARRNWKGSLRCCFLMKNENIQYLFMNCHYTNFIWRAIQYSFGLCPPSSISHIFYGWLLGVDKKRSKLILVGASAICWALWLSRNDLVFDKSPS, from the coding sequence ATGAGATCTGTTCCActtaatgtttcttttaggagagctttagttggtcagaatcttaTTTTTTTGTATGAGTTGTGTGCCTCTATTGTACATATCCAGTTGAATCATTCTTCTGATTGTTTTAGATGGAACTTTAATCAGAATGGAAGGTTCTCGGTTAGGTCAATGTATCttgctttaattaataatggctaTATTGAGAGAAATAAAATGATTTGGAAACTTAAAATGCCgcttaagattaagatcttCATGTGGTACTTACTTAAAGGGGTTGTGTTAACCAAAGACAATTTAGCAAGACGAAATTGGAAAGGTAGTTTAAGATGTtgttttttaatgaaaaatgaGAATATTCAATATCTTTTCATGAATTGCCattatacaaactttatatggAGAGCAATACAATATTCTTTTGGTCTATGCCCTCCTAGTAGTATATCACATATTTTTTATGGTTGGCTTTTGGGGGTGGACAAGAAAAGGAGTAAGCTTATACTTGTGGGAGCCTCTGCAATATGTTGGGCTCTGTGGTTAAGCAGGAATGAtttggtttttgacaaatcaccatct